From one Phocaeicola salanitronis DSM 18170 genomic stretch:
- a CDS encoding MaoC family dehydratase gives MSKVVINSYEEFERLLGQQIGVSDWLEVTQERINQFADATLDHQWIHVDVERAKTESPFKSTIVHGYLTLSLLPYFWNQIIEVNNLKMMVNYGMDKMRFGQAVLSGQRIRMTAELHSLVNLRGTAKAEIKFFIEIEGQKKKALEGIATFLYYFC, from the coding sequence ATGAGCAAAGTAGTAATTAATTCGTACGAAGAATTTGAGAGATTGTTAGGCCAGCAAATCGGCGTGTCCGATTGGCTGGAAGTGACGCAAGAGCGTATCAACCAGTTTGCCGACGCTACGCTGGATCATCAATGGATTCATGTGGACGTGGAACGTGCGAAAACGGAAAGCCCTTTCAAGAGCACCATTGTACACGGTTATCTGACCCTTTCCCTGCTTCCGTATTTCTGGAATCAGATTATCGAAGTGAACAACCTGAAGATGATGGTAAACTATGGGATGGACAAGATGCGTTTCGGTCAGGCTGTATTGTCGGGGCAACGCATCCGCATGACGGCTGAACTCCATTCGCTGGTCAACTTGCGCGGCACGGCAAAGGCTGAAATTAAGTTCTTCATCGAAATCGAGGGACAGAAGAAGAAAGCCTTGGAAGGCATCGCCACGTTCTTGTATTATTTCTGTTGA
- a CDS encoding phage antirepressor Ant produces the protein MENMIFKSKEFGEIRTVTDEKGEPWFCLMDVCKALELQTKFVKMRLRDEVVSNNLISDTIGRKQKALFVNEDGLYDVILESRKPEARAFRRWVTGEVLPAIRKHGGYMAVRANEPDEVILSRALLIMQKALERRDKRIAELEPRAAYADEVIDSVSCMTTTQVAKGLGMTAIELNRRLCRLGIQYCQSGQYLLYAGYARQGYAQNRTYMYRDAEGETHTRAYLVWTERGREFIHSLLDRLTTDYTDLNN, from the coding sequence ATGGAAAACATGATATTCAAAAGCAAGGAGTTCGGCGAAATCCGGACGGTGACCGATGAGAAGGGCGAGCCTTGGTTCTGCCTGATGGATGTATGCAAGGCGTTGGAACTTCAAACCAAATTTGTAAAAATGAGATTAAGAGATGAGGTTGTTTCAAACAACCTCATCTCCGACACCATCGGAAGAAAGCAAAAAGCGTTGTTCGTCAACGAGGACGGGCTGTACGACGTGATACTCGAAAGCCGCAAGCCCGAGGCGAGGGCGTTCCGGCGGTGGGTGACGGGCGAGGTGCTTCCCGCCATCCGCAAGCACGGGGGCTACATGGCGGTGCGGGCGAACGAGCCGGACGAGGTAATCCTTTCGCGTGCGCTGCTCATCATGCAGAAGGCATTGGAGCGCAGGGACAAGCGGATTGCGGAACTGGAGCCGAGGGCGGCGTATGCCGATGAGGTGATAGACTCGGTATCGTGCATGACCACCACGCAGGTAGCCAAGGGCTTGGGCATGACCGCCATTGAGCTGAACCGCCGCCTGTGCCGGCTGGGCATCCAGTATTGCCAGAGCGGACAGTACCTGCTCTACGCCGGCTATGCCCGGCAGGGGTATGCGCAGAACCGCACGTACATGTACCGCGACGCGGAGGGCGAAACGCATACACGGGCGTACCTGGTGTGGACGGAACGCGGACGGGAATTCATTCATTCGCTGCTGGACAGGCTCACCACAGATTACACGGATTTAAATAATTGA
- a CDS encoding hybrid sensor histidine kinase/response regulator transcription factor — protein sequence MKRLLIFLLFVCLTFVFVGAQGLLSIKHYSSRDGLSQNMVQSVLQDADGFIWMATWNGLEKFDGYSFTNYKSYPTDKVRLKHNRLLCAAVGGKHTLLCQSYDHSLYVFDTQKECFEDIYVGNPEVKRCQNAVEMCSVGNGIVWVLSETNELWRIDCEHYAEKGGITYFDHFVRTGDVGYFEALSDDAGHEWVLTDKGYFVYGNPSIKGNVGIIQTVKAGGKLFFINEEKRLMTYSDTDQAMCDVELPERLGAVNWLLLLDGGHLGIISQRGFTVYGPEKGNTVSCFIDEAQEILHPITAFQDSKGDIWLQSGRKHVVHIDVASGRFSYIDYLHVKGKNVPCFMLEDEHGGIWAYPPDGVFSYYHPDKHVFEQGCVVNNAIKEVYNGVNKNYYIDNHKNVWLCQDSGIDCIMFSDWNFDYIHTLDRSVVRGLYIDRSERLWVADKGNVVQVYDKERAYCGNLSPDGKLVKDHSVKFGENVYAFFEDNKGNLWMGTRENGLFIGMPDGRGKYRFKHYKQGQNSGLNCNAVYQIAQDASGRMWIATYGGGLNLAEGDPDDLRFINVENLLRRNYPGKEYLRVRTVCPLSNGVILVGTTGGLISFSSRFDQPGQIRFYVNRCETIRENSLSDNDVMDILETSGKEVYIAMFSGGISKVLSSDLLSENVAFSHYNRKNGLPSDFVLSMTEDSSHRLWVVLENKICRFFPLGVGFEVYDYFNQNSNLVFTEAAPCIDSEGKMYVGCNEGALCLQLDQLKKSLYVPNLVFVEADIRSDKGISQTVMIANDTLLLDKDERNVTVSFAAIDFMRPSHIQYAYRIKDMGEGWTGLGENRSVSFANLPAGKLALEVKSTNGDGVWTDNVRVLYINVEPKFWETGWAVLLYVLLFFLLLAFAAGIVTYIWGLRKKIGFEQEMTNMKLRFFTDISHELRTPLTLIEAPIEEVLRHETLSPEGQANMRIARHNTERMLALINQILDFRKIQNNKMKLYIEQVNAVELLRKIYDDFLAMASAMEIDFRYVVKEKELNVFTDVDKLEKIVINLLSNAFKYTPKGKGITLSAEGQDNRFVIKVKDEGQGIDIGKISKLFERFETAGSKRASFSTGIGLSLVHELVDLLHGTVDVSAELGKGSEFTVSLPAEDKVYRNDKGAEFILNDCALQAKELAGEEECAEDDAQDKSVTILLVEDNEELRKFTGRVLRHEYRVLEAENGRAGLDMALKEIPDIIISDVMMPEMDGIELLDIIKHNPSVCHIPVVVLSAKASLEDRIKGLEYGADGYITKPFSSAYLLARIKSLMRQKENLKNFLLAGKKLSDGLSPSLPKITRFDEEFIRGVLQKVEENLENPEFKIDDLADSMKMGRTMFYRKLKSILGCTPIDLVKDMRVKRAVQLLEMSEYTVSEVAYMCGFSSPQYFSRVFKSAKGCTPTEYKEKMVQEEKAGGHDR from the coding sequence ATGAAAAGGCTTTTGATCTTCTTGTTGTTTGTCTGTTTGACGTTTGTGTTTGTCGGGGCGCAAGGTTTATTGAGTATCAAGCATTATTCTTCGCGTGACGGCTTGTCGCAAAACATGGTGCAAAGCGTGTTGCAAGATGCGGACGGGTTTATTTGGATGGCAACGTGGAACGGCTTGGAGAAATTCGATGGTTATTCGTTTACGAATTATAAGTCTTATCCGACTGATAAAGTGAGGCTCAAACATAATCGTTTGCTTTGCGCAGCAGTGGGAGGGAAGCATACCCTTTTGTGTCAAAGCTATGACCATAGTTTGTATGTGTTTGACACTCAAAAGGAATGTTTTGAAGATATTTATGTGGGTAATCCTGAGGTGAAGCGTTGCCAGAATGCAGTTGAAATGTGTTCGGTCGGGAATGGGATTGTTTGGGTGTTAAGTGAGACGAACGAGCTTTGGCGGATTGATTGCGAGCATTATGCGGAAAAAGGAGGCATCACTTATTTTGACCATTTTGTCCGTACAGGGGATGTAGGCTATTTTGAGGCCTTGTCGGATGACGCTGGACATGAATGGGTGTTAACCGACAAAGGATATTTTGTTTATGGAAATCCGTCCATAAAAGGGAATGTGGGAATCATTCAGACTGTAAAAGCAGGAGGCAAGTTATTCTTTATTAATGAAGAAAAGCGGTTGATGACATATTCCGACACGGATCAGGCGATGTGTGATGTGGAATTGCCGGAGCGTTTAGGAGCGGTGAATTGGTTGCTTTTGTTGGACGGCGGACACTTGGGAATCATATCTCAGCGGGGATTTACGGTCTATGGTCCGGAAAAAGGAAATACCGTTTCTTGTTTTATAGACGAAGCGCAGGAGATTCTGCATCCTATAACCGCTTTTCAAGACTCGAAAGGGGATATCTGGCTTCAAAGCGGAAGAAAGCATGTTGTGCATATCGATGTTGCGTCGGGGCGGTTTTCTTACATTGATTATCTTCATGTGAAAGGGAAAAATGTTCCTTGTTTTATGTTGGAAGATGAACATGGAGGCATTTGGGCTTACCCGCCCGATGGCGTGTTTTCGTATTACCATCCGGACAAGCATGTCTTTGAGCAAGGTTGTGTGGTGAACAATGCCATTAAGGAAGTGTATAATGGAGTGAATAAGAACTATTACATCGATAATCATAAAAATGTGTGGCTTTGTCAGGATTCGGGCATAGACTGCATTATGTTTTCAGATTGGAATTTTGATTATATCCATACGCTTGACCGAAGCGTGGTGAGGGGATTGTATATTGACCGTTCGGAAAGGCTCTGGGTAGCTGATAAAGGCAATGTGGTGCAAGTCTATGATAAAGAGAGGGCTTATTGCGGAAATTTGAGTCCTGACGGAAAATTGGTGAAAGACCATTCGGTCAAGTTCGGTGAAAATGTTTATGCTTTCTTCGAGGATAATAAAGGCAATCTGTGGATGGGTACACGTGAGAACGGTCTTTTTATCGGCATGCCGGATGGGAGAGGGAAATACCGTTTCAAGCATTATAAGCAAGGGCAGAATAGCGGACTGAATTGCAATGCTGTTTATCAGATAGCGCAGGACGCTTCTGGAAGAATGTGGATTGCCACTTACGGCGGAGGGTTGAACTTGGCGGAAGGTGATCCGGATGATTTGCGTTTTATCAATGTAGAGAACCTGTTGAGGCGGAATTATCCGGGCAAGGAATATCTGCGTGTGCGCACTGTGTGTCCGCTTTCGAACGGTGTCATTTTGGTGGGGACTACGGGTGGATTGATATCTTTTTCTTCTCGTTTCGACCAGCCCGGACAAATTCGTTTTTATGTGAACCGATGTGAAACGATCCGCGAAAATAGTCTGAGCGACAATGATGTAATGGATATATTGGAAACTTCCGGTAAGGAGGTTTATATTGCTATGTTCAGCGGAGGAATCAGCAAAGTCTTGTCTTCCGATCTTCTGTCAGAGAATGTGGCTTTTTCGCATTATAACCGGAAGAACGGTTTGCCGTCTGATTTCGTTTTGTCTATGACGGAAGATAGCAGCCATCGGTTATGGGTCGTTTTAGAGAATAAGATTTGCCGTTTCTTTCCTTTGGGAGTAGGCTTTGAGGTATATGATTATTTTAATCAGAATTCGAACCTGGTGTTTACAGAGGCTGCGCCGTGCATTGATTCAGAAGGGAAAATGTATGTAGGATGTAACGAAGGGGCGCTTTGCCTTCAGTTGGATCAGCTTAAGAAAAGCCTTTATGTGCCTAATCTTGTGTTTGTCGAAGCGGATATCCGGTCGGATAAAGGAATTTCTCAAACGGTCATGATAGCGAACGATACGCTTTTGCTGGATAAAGACGAACGGAACGTGACGGTTTCTTTTGCAGCTATTGACTTTATGCGTCCGTCGCATATTCAGTATGCGTACCGGATTAAAGACATGGGAGAAGGGTGGACCGGTTTAGGCGAAAACCGATCGGTCAGTTTTGCGAATCTTCCTGCCGGCAAGCTGGCATTGGAGGTGAAATCTACAAATGGAGATGGTGTATGGACTGATAATGTGCGTGTGTTATACATAAATGTGGAGCCTAAGTTTTGGGAAACGGGCTGGGCTGTTTTGCTCTACGTTTTGCTGTTTTTTTTGTTGTTGGCGTTTGCTGCAGGGATTGTCACGTACATTTGGGGACTTCGGAAGAAGATAGGCTTTGAGCAGGAGATGACGAATATGAAGTTGCGTTTCTTTACGGATATTTCTCACGAATTGCGCACGCCGCTTACCTTGATAGAAGCTCCTATCGAAGAAGTGCTGAGGCATGAAACGCTTTCTCCGGAAGGGCAAGCCAATATGCGGATAGCCCGGCATAATACGGAACGGATGTTGGCGCTGATCAATCAGATATTGGATTTCAGGAAGATTCAAAACAACAAGATGAAGCTGTACATCGAGCAGGTAAATGCCGTAGAATTATTGCGGAAGATATACGATGACTTTCTCGCGATGGCATCTGCCATGGAAATAGATTTCCGGTATGTGGTGAAAGAAAAAGAACTGAACGTGTTTACCGATGTGGATAAGTTGGAAAAGATTGTGATTAACTTGCTTTCGAACGCCTTTAAATATACGCCCAAAGGCAAAGGTATTACGCTTTCGGCAGAGGGTCAGGACAATCGTTTTGTCATAAAGGTGAAAGACGAAGGGCAGGGAATAGACATCGGGAAAATCAGCAAACTGTTTGAACGCTTTGAAACGGCGGGAAGCAAACGTGCGTCTTTTTCTACCGGCATCGGGCTTTCATTGGTGCATGAACTGGTGGATTTGCTGCATGGGACGGTAGACGTCTCCGCCGAATTGGGGAAAGGAAGCGAATTTACCGTTTCTCTTCCGGCGGAAGATAAGGTTTACCGCAACGATAAAGGGGCGGAGTTTATATTGAATGACTGTGCTCTTCAGGCGAAAGAGCTTGCCGGAGAGGAAGAATGCGCGGAGGATGATGCTCAGGATAAAAGCGTGACGATATTGCTCGTTGAGGACAATGAGGAATTGCGCAAGTTTACGGGACGTGTCTTGCGGCACGAATATCGGGTATTGGAAGCGGAAAACGGACGGGCCGGCTTGGATATGGCTTTGAAAGAAATCCCCGACATTATCATCAGTGATGTGATGATGCCCGAAATGGATGGCATTGAATTGTTGGACATCATTAAGCACAACCCTTCTGTTTGTCACATACCGGTTGTTGTTTTATCGGCAAAAGCATCGTTGGAAGACCGGATTAAGGGGCTGGAGTATGGGGCGGACGGATACATTACGAAACCTTTCAGTTCCGCTTACCTGCTGGCACGCATAAAGTCATTGATGCGGCAAAAGGAGAATCTGAAGAATTTCTTGTTGGCCGGAAAGAAGCTGTCTGACGGTTTGTCTCCTTCGCTTCCGAAAATCACCCGTTTTGATGAGGAGTTTATCCGGGGAGTGCTTCAAAAGGTGGAAGAGAATTTGGAAAATCCGGAGTTTAAGATAGATGATTTGGCGGATTCCATGAAAATGGGACGCACGATGTTCTATCGGAAACTGAAGTCCATATTGGGATGCACGCCGATTGATTTGGTGAAAGACATGCGTGTCAAGCGTGCGGTCCAGCTCTTGGAGATGAGTGAGTATACGGTGTCGGAAGTGGCGTATATGTGCGGATTTTCTTCTCCCCAGTATTTTAGCCGTGTGTTTAAGTCGGCCAAAGGATGCACCCCTACAGAGTATAAGGAAAAGATGGTTCAGGAGGAAAAGGCGGGCGGACACGATCGTTAA
- a CDS encoding BT4734/BF3469 family protein translates to MFGISNNVRCREVRECTPELFWKAVRSPQVADICAQIADGLEKVRRGEMVKEDYETLKAGLKKRLPIFTPHATFRNGRRLNADAVPSGLSMYDIDHLPNPREYWVEKSQELSVKDVLRFVVLAHITPSTEGLRLFFIIPQGMDLAGAQKWMSEQLGDANYDQSVKDLARSSFVVPEDYIIYVDEERLFKNEESPCHAGLSDDNRRGVSHTPECVNENASGDAHVDDKADVSGRMQYAPTEMAFKGIPYADIIARWFALTGGEPVQGERNDKLHRLASHLRYITDNNEEILLQIMPRYGLGEEEMKGLIHSACSAKWFTMPKLMGEAISLCHPEYPPCHPERSEGSRVRQVGDNEILRYAQNDNSGVNENREITPPELPKKLPKLIGLLVSRTPDVYKPAVAHAVFPPLATHLHKVRFKYIDNVEHEATLMNVLMAGTGAGKDCISEPINRIMADIRRRDEENLRREREWKNEVNSKGSNKDKRQRPEGLVIQEIDADMTNPAFVLRTAEAEGHFLYTKLNEIDQFDALKGSGRTNQQFQIMCLAFDPGNRYGQTRVGTQSITEKVTIRFNWNAATTILKGKRYFSRVLTDGPISRINFCTIPEREIGADMPVYGTYDAAFDEELRPYIENLNRATGLVDCPQAFRLAEKMRKENAEFATLSQSRVYENLSFRANVIAYLKACVLYVANGEKWDKSIEDFVRWSFQYDMWCKMEFFGAAIEEAMNMPVPDNTRGRRNLLELLPDEFTYEDAVRIRQMEGMNVAGTRQMLYQWVYRHYVVKQPNLTSNNLTSNNYKKLKFRSDGINLKPDCER, encoded by the coding sequence ATGTTCGGAATATCAAATAATGTACGTTGCCGGGAGGTGCGCGAATGCACGCCCGAGCTGTTTTGGAAAGCGGTACGCTCGCCGCAGGTCGCTGATATCTGTGCGCAGATAGCGGACGGATTAGAGAAAGTTCGTCGGGGAGAAATGGTAAAAGAAGATTACGAGACCTTGAAGGCGGGACTGAAGAAAAGGCTTCCGATTTTTACGCCACACGCCACGTTCCGGAACGGGCGGAGATTGAATGCGGATGCGGTGCCTTCGGGGCTTTCGATGTACGACATCGACCATTTGCCCAATCCGCGCGAGTATTGGGTGGAGAAAAGTCAGGAATTGAGCGTGAAGGATGTGCTTCGGTTTGTAGTGCTGGCGCACATTACGCCCAGTACCGAGGGATTGCGGTTGTTCTTTATTATCCCGCAAGGCATGGATTTGGCAGGGGCGCAAAAGTGGATGTCGGAGCAGCTGGGGGACGCGAATTATGACCAGAGCGTGAAGGACTTGGCACGGTCTTCGTTCGTGGTGCCGGAGGATTATATTATCTATGTGGATGAGGAAAGACTTTTTAAGAATGAAGAATCTCCTTGTCACGCTGGATTGTCCGATGATAATCGTAGGGGCGTATCGCATACGCCCGAATGCGTCAACGAAAACGCCAGCGGTGATGCGCATGTGGATGATAAAGCGGATGTTTCCGGGCGTATGCAATACGCCCCTACGGAGATGGCTTTCAAGGGCATCCCGTATGCCGACATCATCGCCCGTTGGTTTGCGCTTACGGGAGGCGAGCCGGTGCAGGGAGAGCGCAACGACAAGCTGCACCGGCTGGCTTCGCATTTGCGCTACATTACGGATAATAACGAGGAAATTCTTTTACAGATTATGCCGAGGTATGGGCTGGGCGAAGAAGAAATGAAAGGGCTGATTCATTCGGCTTGTTCGGCTAAGTGGTTTACAATGCCGAAATTAATGGGGGAAGCTATATCCCTTTGTCATCCTGAATACCCTCCTTGTCATCCTGAACGAAGTGAAGGATCTCGTGTACGTCAAGTGGGTGATAACGAGATTCTTCGCTACGCTCAGAATGACAATAGTGGAGTGAATGAAAATAGGGAGATAACACCGCCTGAATTGCCGAAAAAGCTGCCCAAACTTATCGGGCTTCTTGTGAGCCGCACTCCCGACGTGTACAAGCCTGCCGTGGCTCATGCGGTGTTTCCACCGCTCGCAACACACCTGCATAAGGTAAGATTTAAGTACATCGACAACGTGGAGCATGAAGCCACGCTGATGAACGTACTCATGGCAGGTACGGGTGCCGGAAAGGACTGTATCTCGGAGCCGATAAACCGCATCATGGCGGACATCCGGCGCAGGGACGAAGAAAACTTGCGCAGGGAAAGGGAATGGAAGAACGAGGTGAACTCGAAAGGCTCGAACAAAGACAAGAGGCAGCGTCCCGAGGGGCTTGTGATTCAGGAAATTGATGCGGATATGACCAATCCGGCATTTGTACTCCGCACCGCCGAAGCAGAAGGGCATTTCCTCTATACGAAGCTGAACGAGATTGACCAGTTTGATGCGCTAAAGGGAAGCGGCAGGACGAACCAGCAGTTCCAGATTATGTGCCTGGCTTTCGACCCGGGAAACCGCTACGGACAAACCCGTGTGGGGACGCAGAGTATCACCGAGAAAGTGACCATCCGGTTTAACTGGAATGCCGCTACAACGATTCTCAAAGGAAAACGGTATTTCTCGCGTGTGCTGACGGACGGGCCTATCTCGCGCATCAATTTCTGTACGATTCCGGAGCGTGAGATTGGGGCGGACATGCCGGTGTATGGCACGTATGATGCGGCGTTCGATGAAGAGTTGAGACCTTACATCGAAAACCTGAACCGTGCCACGGGGCTGGTGGATTGCCCGCAGGCTTTCCGGCTGGCGGAAAAGATGCGGAAGGAAAACGCCGAGTTCGCCACGCTCTCGCAAAGCCGGGTGTATGAGAACCTTTCGTTCCGCGCCAATGTGATTGCGTACTTAAAGGCTTGCGTGCTCTACGTGGCGAACGGGGAGAAATGGGACAAAAGCATTGAAGACTTCGTGCGCTGGAGTTTCCAGTACGACATGTGGTGCAAGATGGAGTTTTTCGGGGCAGCGATAGAGGAGGCAATGAACATGCCTGTGCCCGATAACACGCGCGGACGGCGCAATCTGTTGGAACTTTTGCCCGATGAATTTACTTATGAAGATGCGGTAAGAATAAGGCAAATGGAAGGAATGAATGTTGCAGGTACCCGACAGATGTTGTATCAATGGGTGTACAGACATTACGTCGTAAAACAACCCAATCTAACATCTAACAATCTAACATCTAACAATTACAAAAAACTAAAATTCAGGAGCGATGGAATTAACCTTAAACCGGATTGTGAAAGATAA
- a CDS encoding DUF5675 family protein: MELTLNRIVKDKAYTLGKLLVDGEEFCHTLEPRWRSPEARKVPGRTAIPAGRYPVVITLSPKFKQWLPLLLHVPNFEGIRIHAGNTVKDTKGCILVGENTEKGVLSDSRLWVDRLKQRIVDAKERGEGVWITVDN; this comes from the coding sequence ATGGAATTAACCTTAAACCGGATTGTGAAAGATAAAGCCTATACATTAGGCAAGTTATTGGTGGACGGAGAGGAGTTTTGCCATACCTTAGAGCCTCGTTGGCGAAGTCCCGAAGCCCGTAAGGTGCCGGGGCGCACGGCAATCCCCGCAGGGCGTTATCCGGTGGTGATTACCCTGTCTCCTAAATTTAAGCAATGGTTGCCCCTGCTGCTCCATGTTCCTAATTTTGAGGGCATCCGCATCCATGCGGGCAATACCGTAAAAGATACGAAGGGGTGTATTTTGGTGGGCGAGAATACGGAAAAGGGTGTATTATCGGATTCCCGGCTTTGGGTGGACAGGCTGAAACAGAGGATAGTGGACGCGAAAGAACGGGGCGAAGGCGTGTGGATTACGGTTGACAATTGA
- a CDS encoding M64 family metallopeptidase, which yields MKRLVNYIGILLLVWAACGCTDEQIVGNAGAELRVTGKIDTPSSSRTSYAVGEEAVTVSWAAGDRIGLFSESQPAAMAYQAASAGKQTDFMPESTRLKREEGTEVYAYYPYDYNTDIAFPKARLPYLFGQNYNGGLPDPNADFMYAKGEIRNDMLSLDFAHLFAFLKVNIRTELLQGAAGLRVLSDEPIGFMGVGDANNPAYYDLEADSLIAEKYNYLWYSIPQEVLSTQEVVTCFIAVLPTSEQNTVSFFIWDENGYSDKGLIEKKAPEGGFQAGHVYDLSVNENEFDKILQQEREALIAFYEATGGDNWTDNTNWCSDKPLSEWYGVYMWDGRVKNIILTDNNLTGQIPEQFGDLTGLEYLYLSSNKLEGNIPESLGNLAYLHDVQLNNNNLSGNLPASMANLNELEFINLCGNKLNGTIPDEIIASDWWNRIGYDAIVYQQGGNKLTFPMYESSDYSMDGTTFTLQEHTAGKGLKVVILGEAYSDRLIADGTYRRDAEMAMEAFFSKEPYTSFRDYFDVYAVNVVSRNEVIGENTAFQTSYEFERNTFETDPTIAIDYISKMQETNYSAAHVTSMILMKTKAPFRSNNWSYSDDFSAAFCQNNSDDPESLKSLIHHEACGHGFGKLDDEYVEFEGTYPYPEAIRSLHTINESMNVDVTNDPNEIVWSYFLTDMRYEKEKIGIYEGAIYYPKGAYRATETSIMLGNTGRFNAPSRQSIYRRIMEKSGGVYSFEAFLEYDEINRRQIEIEGASRAGAVEKGTIGLPPVRFDYPSSEAKTRWKQKKGVNVPLR from the coding sequence ATGAAAAGACTGGTGAATTACATAGGCATCCTGCTGCTGGTGTGGGCGGCATGCGGCTGTACGGACGAACAGATTGTCGGCAATGCCGGAGCGGAATTGCGTGTGACAGGAAAAATAGATACACCTTCTTCCTCGCGGACATCCTATGCCGTGGGCGAAGAAGCCGTGACCGTATCGTGGGCGGCAGGAGACCGTATCGGGCTGTTTTCGGAAAGCCAGCCCGCGGCAATGGCTTATCAGGCGGCTTCGGCAGGGAAGCAAACCGATTTTATGCCGGAAAGCACCCGCCTGAAACGGGAAGAAGGGACGGAGGTTTACGCCTATTATCCATACGATTATAATACGGACATAGCCTTTCCGAAAGCGCGCCTTCCTTATCTGTTCGGGCAAAATTACAACGGAGGCTTGCCCGATCCGAATGCGGATTTCATGTATGCGAAGGGTGAAATCAGGAACGATATGTTGAGTTTGGATTTTGCTCACTTGTTTGCATTCCTGAAAGTGAATATCCGGACGGAACTCTTGCAGGGTGCCGCAGGCTTGCGCGTCCTTTCGGATGAACCCATCGGATTCATGGGCGTAGGCGATGCAAACAATCCTGCTTATTATGATTTGGAAGCAGACAGCCTTATTGCGGAAAAATATAACTATCTGTGGTATAGCATTCCGCAGGAGGTCTTGAGTACGCAAGAAGTGGTCACTTGCTTTATCGCTGTATTGCCTACTTCGGAACAAAATACCGTTTCGTTTTTTATTTGGGACGAAAACGGCTATAGCGATAAGGGTTTAATCGAAAAGAAAGCCCCCGAAGGGGGGTTCCAAGCCGGACATGTGTACGATTTATCGGTCAACGAAAACGAGTTCGACAAAATACTCCAGCAAGAGCGGGAAGCCTTGATTGCTTTTTACGAAGCTACAGGCGGGGACAATTGGACAGACAATACGAACTGGTGCAGCGACAAGCCGTTGAGCGAATGGTATGGGGTATACATGTGGGACGGACGTGTCAAAAATATAATTTTAACGGATAATAACCTGACCGGACAAATTCCTGAACAATTTGGAGATCTTACCGGATTGGAATATTTGTATCTTTCATCTAACAAGCTTGAAGGGAATATTCCGGAAAGTTTAGGCAATCTGGCTTATTTGCATGATGTGCAGTTGAACAACAATAATTTGAGCGGAAACCTGCCTGCTTCGATGGCAAATCTGAATGAACTGGAATTTATCAACTTATGCGGAAACAAACTGAACGGCACCATTCCGGATGAAATCATAGCGAGCGATTGGTGGAACCGGATAGGGTATGATGCAATCGTTTACCAGCAGGGAGGAAATAAGCTGACCTTCCCCATGTATGAATCGTCCGATTACTCGATGGATGGGACAACGTTCACTTTACAAGAGCATACAGCAGGCAAAGGACTGAAAGTGGTGATTTTGGGCGAGGCTTATTCCGACCGCCTGATAGCCGACGGGACATACCGGAGGGATGCGGAAATGGCAATGGAAGCTTTCTTCTCGAAAGAACCTTACACTTCTTTCCGCGATTATTTCGATGTATATGCCGTTAATGTGGTTTCGCGCAACGAAGTAATAGGCGAGAATACGGCATTCCAGACTTCTTATGAGTTTGAGCGGAATACGTTCGAAACCGACCCCACAATAGCGATTGACTATATTAGCAAAATGCAGGAAACAAATTATTCGGCGGCACATGTCACATCGATGATTCTGATGAAGACAAAAGCTCCTTTCCGTTCGAATAACTGGTCATATAGTGACGACTTTTCGGCTGCTTTCTGCCAAAACAATAGCGATGATCCGGAAAGCCTGAAAAGTTTGATACACCACGAAGCCTGCGGACATGGATTCGGAAAACTGGATGATGAATATGTCGAGTTTGAAGGGACTTATCCTTATCCGGAAGCAATACGTTCACTTCATACGATAAACGAGTCGATGAACGTGGATGTAACCAACGACCCGAATGAAATTGTCTGGAGCTATTTCCTGACCGACATGCGTTACGAGAAAGAGAAAATCGGCATTTACGAAGGTGCCATTTACTACCCGAAAGGAGCCTACCGGGCTACGGAAACCAGCATCATGCTTGGCAATACCGGCAGGTTCAACGCTCCGAGCCGGCAGAGCATTTACCGGCGCATCATGGAGAAATCCGGCGGAGTGTATAGCTTTGAGGCTTTCTTGGAATACGATGAAATCAACCGCCGGCAGATAGAGATTGAAGGTGCAAGCCGTGCCGGAGCCGTAGAGAAAGGCACTATCGGATTGCCGCCCGTAAGGTTCGACTATCCTTCCAGCGAGGCGAAAACACGTTGGAAGCAAAAGAAAGGAGTAAATGTACCGCTTCGCTGA